The Ancylothrix sp. D3o region ATCAAAGCACTCAGGATAAAACGTCACCGGCTCTCCTGAGTTTATGGTGTAAAATATAGACAATAATACATTTAGCGTTATGAGCTTCCATTTAGACTATCTATTAGACTTGCCTGGAGTCAGAGTTGAAACTTGTACTCAAATAGAGGGAAAAATTTTCTTAGAACTGAGCATTTTATCAGAAGGAATTGTTTGTCATCATTGTAACAATCCTACCGAAAAACTGCATCAAAATCGGCCAATCCTAGTAAGAGATTTGCCTGTTTTTGGTCGTCCTGTCTACTTAAAAATCCCCAGACGGCAGTTTTACTGTCCTGTTTGTCAACGTTATCCCACAGAAAGAATAGATTTTTTGAACGTTAAAAGACGGCATACTCAACGATACGAACAAAATATTTATGAGCGTGTAAAACAATCGAGCATGGAGCAAATTGGACGAGAAGAAGGACTGAGTTATGATGAAGTAAAAGGAATATTTGAGCAGGTAAATTCAATAAAAAAAAACTAAATTGGGGACAAGTTAAACGAATTTGTCTGGATGAAATAAGTATGCGAAAAGGACAAGGTGAATTGGTGACTGTTGTTAGTGACATCGCCGAAGGTAATTTAATTGAGATGATTGATTCTCATCGGTGTGAAGAAATCATTGAAGTCCTTATGTCGCAACCAATTGAGGTTCGAGAACAAGTTGAGGAAGTGAGTGTTGATATGTGGGGAGGATTCCCTAAAGTTATCAAAGAAGTATTCCCAAATGCCAAAGTTGTTATTGATCGTTTTCATGTAATGAAAGCGGTTAATAAAGACTTAAATAAGTTACGGAGAGCAGCCGGAATAACAGATAGACACAGTAAATATTTATTATTAAGTAATCGGGAGAATTTGAATCAAGAGCAAATTGATAAATTAGAATTGATTCTAAAAAAATCCGAATGTTTACGAATTGCCTACAAGATGAAAGAAAAATTTAGAGAAATATATGAGACTAATTTGACAGTCGAAAAAGCGGCGAACAAAATCAAAGAATGGCTAAATTATGCCCAAGTATTTTTCAGAGAATCTGCATCAACAATTGAGAATCATTTTGAGGGTATTTGCAACTACTTTCTGCATCGCACCACAAGTGGAGTCATGGAAGGAATTAACAATCGAATTAAGTTGATAATGCGCTGCGGGTATGGTTTCACTAATTTTAATAATTTTAGGAATCGCGTATTAGCTTGCTTCTCTGATTAGATAAACTTATAACCATAAGTTCAGGAGAGCCTTCGTAACTTCTGAGCAATATTCTGCTATTATGTTGATTGAGAAATATTCTTCCATTACGCCGAGCGACGGGCTGCTATCAAACACTTTGATGAAGCTAATATCGATGTTCTCGTTGTAATACCAGGCATCCGTATCAGACTCGCTGAGTTGTTTGGCTCGTTCTTCAGGAGTCTTGCCTTCAATAATAAAGCGGATTTCTTTCTTCTCTTTTGTCTTCACATCCTCTAGACTGACCTTTTTCAAGGGAGATGAACTTCGTTTATTGGAGCTTGGGTCGCGTTTAGGCAGTTCCAATGGATCGTGCAACAAGGCCACGAAGTAATAGTTCTCTAATGGTGGCTTATAGTTGTTCACTACATAGGTCATTGTGATGTAGCGTATTTTTTTGTCGTTCTCATCAAAGTAGTGTTCTATCACTATCTGGCGATATTCGTCTTTGGCCTTCTCATCGCAGTTGTACAGTGGCGTGCCCAATTCATTCTTCGTGGGGGCAGAAGAACGGCTTACCCCATCATCTAAGTACATAGTGTAACGCGGTTTGTGCAACCTTTTGTAGAGATCGGCGTCAGTCTGGTGATTAGTCTCACCAGGATAGATATTAATGGTGATCGGATTGGGCTTTCCTTGGGCGTTGAGTTCTCCTACATATTGTTCGACCTGAATAGTTGGAATAACTGCACCCATTCGCACATATATGGGAACGATAAAGCCAATGTGGTCGGGGTTGGCATCGAGATGGGCATCGAAAAAGCGCACGGTCGTGCCGCCTTTAACGGCAGGAGCGAGTGGCTTTTTGTTATCCATAAAGCAATACCAGTTACTACCTGCTGGGAGATAGACATCGCGTTTGCCGTGGCTGTTGAGGTTCGATTGCGGCTCCAGAACGGGAGCGATAAGGAGATCCTGCCCTACAAAGAACTGGTTGTCGAGGAAGGCGATTTTGTCATTGTAGAGCGCTTTATCATACGGCTCGTTCAGGAACATCGGTCGGCAGATCGGCATCCCGTTCAGCGTGTTTTCAAACATAGCGTCGTAGAAAAGCTGGAGCAGCCGATAGCGCAATTCGATGTAATACTTACAAATCGGCAGTACCATCCGGTATTGATCTTGCGGTTCTGGCAGATTGCCGCCCCGATAGTCCTCAAACCATTTTTCATACATAAATGGTTCTTGGAAATCTTTCTGCCCTTTCCGAATATAATGATTTCGGAACCAAGGCAAGAAGGCTCCAGCCACAGTCCAGCGCATTAGCAGTTCCGGACCGACCCAGTGTTGGCCGTCTTCAGCTTCAAAGCCACCAATATCCTGACCGCATATCGACATTCCGCACATCCCTAGTGACAGAACTTGCGATACGTTCATCCTGAGAAAATCCCAAGACGAACTGTTGTCGCCCGTCCATAATCCGGAAAAGCGATGCATTCCTGTGAAACTTCCTCGCCCAATGATGAAGTTCCGCTTATTTTCTCGTCCAGGAAGATTGTTAAGACCGTGGTAAGTAGCTTTGTGGAGGTTATA contains the following coding sequences:
- a CDS encoding transposase family protein, with the protein product MSFHLDYLLDLPGVRVETCTQIEGKIFLELSILSEGIVCHHCNNPTEKLHQNRPILVRDLPVFGRPVYLKIPRRQFYCPVCQRYPTERIDFLNVKRRHTQRYEQNIYERVKQSSMEQIGREEGLSYDEVKGIFEQVNSIKKN
- a CDS encoding ISL3 family transposase; the protein is MRKGQGELVTVVSDIAEGNLIEMIDSHRCEEIIEVLMSQPIEVREQVEEVSVDMWGGFPKVIKEVFPNAKVVIDRFHVMKAVNKDLNKLRRAAGITDRHSKYLLLSNRENLNQEQIDKLELILKKSECLRIAYKMKEKFREIYETNLTVEKAANKIKEWLNYAQVFFRESASTIENHFEGICNYFLHRTTSGVMEGINNRIKLIMRCGYGFTNFNNFRNRVLACFSD